From Salvia splendens isolate huo1 chromosome 16, SspV2, whole genome shotgun sequence, a single genomic window includes:
- the LOC121770835 gene encoding transcription factor PRE5-like encodes MSGRRSQQSSTTSRITDDQIINLVSKLHQFLPEIRNTRRSNKASANKVLQETCNYIRNLHKEVDDLSERLSQLLSSIDADSPEAAIIRSLI; translated from the exons ATGTCCGGGAGAAGATCGCAACAGTCGTCCACAACCTCAAGAATCACAGACGATCAGATCATCAATCTCGTCTCCAAACTCCACCAATTCCTCCCTGAAATCCGCAACACCCGCCGCTCCAACAag GCTTCTGCAAATAAGGTGCTTCAAGAAACTTGCAACTACATCAGAAATTTGCACAAAGAGGTGGATGATTTGAGTGAGAGGCTGTCACAGCTACTGTCATCGATTGATGCCGATAGTCCAGAAGCAGCCATTATTAGGAGCTTAATCTAA